The Halorussus rarus genome includes the window ACCGAGACACGGACGGCGAGGCGGTCGAGGAGGAGTCGGCCGACCGCACGTTCGAACGCGAACTCGAAGAGCTCGTCCTGCGGGCGTTCGGGCAGGGCAAGGAGATCGAGGGCGTCTGGGATCTGGAGTACGAGCCCGAGGAGCTGCCCGACTGGACGGTCACCATCGACCGCAAGGACCGCATCTGAGCGCCGCTCCGGAGAGTCACGAATCGTCCCCGACGTAGTCCGATAGTCGGTCGAGCGCCTCTCGCACCCGGTCGTCGCCGCAGTTCCGGCCGACCTCCTCGAAGTAGGCCAATCGATCCTTCAGTTCCGACTGATTATATGCATCGACGCTGAGCCGCGACGCCGCGACTGTGGCCTCGACGACCGCGTTGAATCCCCGGTTGACCGTCGGTACTGTCTCTCCATCGACGCCGGCCTCGCGGGGATACAACTCCCACTCCTCCCACTGAGTGCCGCCGGACTCGCCGGAATCTACTCGCTCGGCGTCGACCTCGACCCAGGCGTCCGCGGCGTCCAGTACTGGCGCCTCGACCTCGTAAATCGAGAGCGCGGCGTCGACGAACGTCACCGGGTCGCGGACGAACTGGACGTAGCCGCCCCCCTGCCGATGAAAATTGCGGCGGGTCCGGGTGTTCCCCCACGTTCGAGCAGTCACGACCGGTTCGTCCGCCGATTCAGCTGTGGACGATACGCCTTCCGAATCCGGCGGATGGAGGCCGAGCGCAGCGACGTTCCAGAGGTCGTTGGGTCCGAGCGTACTGACGACCGACTCCGTGACGCCCCGGAACTCGACCGGCCAGTCGAGGTCGACGGCGCAATCTTCGTCTCCATCACTCGTCTCCTCGTCCCTCACACCGTCACCTCCCCGCGGGTCAGCGCCACGAACAGCGCGGCGGCCGTGAGGTCGGCGCTGGTGCCCGGATTGATGCCGTCGGTCACCAGCGACTCGGCGAACGCCTCGATTACCTCGGGGCCGCCCTCGAGCGCCTGTTGGGCCCGGACCCGAACGCTCTCGGCGGTCTTCGGGCCGTGCTGCTTCACGACGAGAGTGTCGGGCTCGCGCGCCAGGAGTTCGAGGTAGACCCGCGCGGCCTTGGCCGAGGCCGGACCCTCGAGCTCCGCCAGACGGTCGGCCGCCCAGAACGTGCGCTCGAAGCCGCCGGTCCACTCGGCGGCCACGTCGTCCTCGTCGTCACCGAGCGCCAGCACGTCGTGGAGGGTGGCCTCGCGGTCCTCGACCGCCGGCACCGCGTCGCTCCCCCGGCGGACGTCGAGGTCCTCGGCGTCCTCCGGCGGGTCGTCGACGGACACGTCGGCGTGGTCGAACGCCCGGAAGAAGTTCGCGGCGTCCTCGACCGTGGTGTCTTCGACAACTCGGGAAACGGACTCCGGCGAGAGGTCCTCGCCCTCCTCCAGTTCCGCCACAGCCCTGACCAGGGGCACCAGCAGGAGGAGCGCGCCGAACTGGGTGTTGCCCCCCTCCTGGCGACTCATCCCGGCGACGGCCTCCTCGAACGCCTCGCCGACCGGGGCGCCGTCCTCGGCGGCGCGCAGCCCGGGGCCCGCGCCGACCGCACCCGCGAGGAAGTGCTCGAACCGGAGGTCGGGGAAGTCGCGCTCGCGGTCGACGTTGCCCGGCTTGGGCGTGCCCGCCACCTCCAGCAGGAGCGCGAGCTGGGCGTTCTCGGCGGGGGTCATGCTCGCACCTCCGCGCCGTCCTCCGGCGACTTCTCACCGTCGTCCCGGTCGTGCTCGGCGAACCACTCGTCGACCGCGCTCCGGACTCGCCGGAGCACCGCGGGGTCGTCGCTCGGGCGGCCGACGCTCACCGCGTCCGCGCCGTAGTCGAGATACTCCCGGACCGAGGTCGCGTCACGCACCTCGTTGTTCGCGATGACGAACAGGTCCGACGACTCCGCGACATCGGCCACGTCGGCGATCACTTCCTCAGAGTCCATCGCGTCGACGTGGACGGCGTCGCCGCCAGCGTCGGCGACGACCTCGGCGATCTCGGAGAGGTCGACCCCCGGGAGTTCCGCACGGACCTTGACGCTCACCGCAGGGCCTCGCTCGCCTGCTTCGCCTCCTCCGGCGGCGGCTTCGACCTGCTCGAGGAGGCGGTCGGGGTCCCGCAGCAGGGCCTCGCCCGCTCCTGCGTCGCACATCTCGTCCTGGCGGCAGTGGGCATTGAGTTCCAGCATCGCGCCGTGGTCGGCACAGACCTCGGCGACCTCGCGGAGCGGCCCGAGCGAGGTCGTCCGGACGTTGACGCCCGGCCGGAGGTCTGCGTCGGCGAGCGCGGCGAGCTGGCGGTCCACGAACGCCACCGGGTCGTCGGGCAGGAACTCCTCGCGTTCGCGGTCGACCATCGCGCGGGCCGCCTCGCGGGTCGGCCCGTCGAGCGCGATGCCGCCGAGGAACGCCGCGCCCGCGAACGCTTCTGCGCTGCGGGCCCACTCGGCGTCGGACCGCCCGCTGAGGCTGGCGAGCGCGAGGCGTGGCTCGAACACTCAGACCACCTCCAGCGCGTCGGCGACCGCCCGGGCCACGCGCTCGGCGTCGGCCCCGTCGCCCATCTCGGTGTCGGTCCGGACGACCGGTCGCTCGAGCTCGGTGCCGTCCTCGTCGTCGAGCACGAAGGCGTCGGCGAACGGGTAGGCCTCCGCGACGCCCGCGGTCGAGGGGTCGAAGCCCACGCCTTCCATAAGGTCGGCCGCAGGGCCGGAGAACACCTCGTCCTCGACGAACGGCGAGACCGCGACGACCGTCGCGGCGTCGAGGGCCTCCCGGAGCTCGTCGATGGCGAGCATCGGCCCGATGCTGGTGACGGGGTTCGACGGGCCGGCGACGACCGGCCCCTCCTCGATGGCGCCCAGCGCGGCCGGCGCGGGGTCGGCGTCCTCGGCGCCGCGGAACTCCACGTGGTCGACCTCGGGGTCGCCGCGGTGGGCCACCCAGAACTCCTGGAAGTGCATCTCGTCGGCGTACTCGTCGCCCTCGCGTGGCGTGTGGACGATGGAGGCCACCGGGTCGTCGCTCATCGGTACCACGTCCACGGGCACGTCGAAGGCGTCGGCGAGCAGCCGGGTGACCTCCGTGAGCGACCGGCCCTCGTCGAGCAGGCCCGTCCGGGTCAGGTGGACCGCCCGGTCGCGGTCGCCGATCTCCATGAACTCCGCGACGCCGGAGAACCGCCGCCACCGGGCGATGTCGCGGCCCGCGGTCTGGACCGCGTCGGGCAGGTAGCGCGGCCCGGATTCGAGGCCGACCGCGTCGGCGAGGGCGTGGAGCTCCTCGTGGGTCTCGGTCGTGTCGTCGGCGATGCCCCACCACGTCTCGCGGTCGAGCACGTCGCCCTGCTCGAACAGCACGGTGTCGACGTCGGGACACACCAGCAGGCCGCCCAGCTCGACGTCGTCGCCGGTGTTGGCCACGACGGTGGCGTCGGCCGGGTCGAACACCGACTCGGCCCCGGCCAGCAGCTTGGGGGTGCCGGTGCCCCCGGAGAGGAACGTCGTCATATGGCGAGGTGCGTGTTCCGGTGGGTAAACGCTTGTGCTGTCCCGGCATCTCGCAGCGGTTCAGCGGTTCGACGGCCGAACCCGGGCGAGGCGCGGAGTTTCTCCGGCGGTACCGCGTTGTAGAATGGGCTGCGTGTCAGGAAAGGCAAACCAGAGCCTATCACCGCGCGTCTCGCACGCCGATGCGGGGAGAAACCATGCCAAAGAAACCGCCGCATCCCGAGAGCCATCGCGACGGCGACCGGAGCGCGCCCAGCATCGGCGAGATCATCGGTCGCATCATCCGCGAGCCGACCGGCGGTTCCGGCGCGTAGCGCCGCACCAGTCCCGCTTTTTTCCGTGAGTGCGGTCAGTCGGTCGTAGGCCGTTGCACGAACCGTCCCGAGAGCGACGACCCCGCGACAGTCCCGTGTGCTCGCCCTACACGGTCTCGCTACGTAGTCTACGAGCGGATTCGCTCCCGGCGGTTTTTATACGAAGACGACGAACCCCGTGATATGAAGACCATCAAGGACAGCGTCCACGACCACATCGAGGTCGAGGGCGTCGCCCGCGTCCTGCTCGACACCCCCGCGGTCCAGCGGCTCCGGCGCATCAAGCAGCTGGGCCCCGCCCACCTCGTCTACCCCTCCGCGAACCACACCCGGTTCGAGCACAGCCTCGGGGTCTACAACCTCGCCTGCGAAGGGCTCGAACACCTCGGCATCCGGGGCAGGCAGGCCGAGCGCGTTCGGGCCGCCGCCATCCTCCACGACGTCGGCCACACCCCGTACAGCCACGCCATCGAGGGGGTCGTCCACCGCCACACCGGGAAGTACCACGACGACGTCCACGAGCTGCTGGCGACCAGCGAGGTTGGGGACGTGCTCCGGGACCACGGCCACGACCCCGACACGGTCGCGGACCTCATCGCCGGCGACGGGAAGCTGGGCCAGCTGGTCTCGGGCGAGCTCGACGTCGACCGGATGGACTACCTGGTCCGGGACGCCCACCACACCGGCGTCCCCTACGGCACCATCGACCACGCCCGGCTGGTCCGGGAGCTCACGCTCATCGACGGCGAACTCGTCCTGGCGGAGGGCAACGTGCCGACCGCCGAGAGCCTGCTGCTGGCCCGGGCGCTGATGAACCCCACAGTCTACAACCACCACGTCACCCGCATCGCCCGCGGGCTGCTCCAGCAGGCCAGCGAGCGACTGCTCGAAGCGTCGGACGTGACCCCCGAGCGGCTCCGCCGGATGGACGACTACGACTTCCTGGTGGCGCTCCGCGACACCCCCGAGACCGCCGAGTACGCCCGCCGACTCAGCGACCGCGACCTCTTCAAGCGGGCGGTCTGGGCCGAGATGCGCGACGTCCCCGAGGGGGTCATCGACGCCGACTACGAGACGCTCCGTGAGTACGAGGCCGACATCGCGGCCGACGCCGGCGTCGACCCGGGCGAGGTCATCATCGAGGTGCTCGACCGGCCGAGCATGACCGAGTCCGAGAGCCGGGTCATCGTCAACGGCGAGATCCGGCGGCTCGACCAGCAGTCGGCGCTGGTCGCGGCGCTCCAGCACGTCCAGCGCGAGCAGTGGCGCCTGGGCGTCTACGCGCCAGCCGCGGAGACCGACGCGGTCGGCCACGCCGCCGAGCGCGTGCTGGGACTGGAGACCGACGGCGCGCTGGTCAACGAGGTCCGGACCGCCGGCGAGCGGACGACGCTCGACGAGTTCAAGTAAGTCGGCTTTTATCGCGACCGGCCGCGAATGACCGGTATGACACCGAACGACACGCTTCGGACGCTCGACGCCGGCGACCCGGCGCTCGGCGCGTGGCTGACGTCGATGAGTCCCCGCGTCGCGGAGGTCATAGCAGCGACCGACGTCGACTGGGTCGGCGTCGACGCCGAACACTCCCCGATTTCGACCCAGCGCGTCGAGTCGGTCCTCCGCGCCGTCGAGGGGTCCGCGACACCCATCGTCCGGCTCCAGTCCGTCGAGGCCGCAGTCGCGGGCGGCGCCAAGCGCGTGCTCGACGCGGGCGCGCAGGGCGTGATGGTTCCGGGCGTCGAGACCCCGGACGAGGCCGAATCGGTCGTCCGCGCGTCGAAGTTCCCGCCCGAGGGGACCCGCGGCGTGGCCGGCACGACCCGCGCGAACGACTACGGCGCGTCGTTCGACGAGTACGTCGCCGAGACCAACGACGAGACGCTGATCGTGGTGCAGCTCGAGACTCCCGACGCCGTCGCGCGGGCCGACGAGATACTCGCGGTCGACGGCGTCGACGTGGGGTTCGTCGGCGAGAACGACCTCTCGGCGGCGCTCGGGACGCCCGGAGAGAAGGACCGCCGCGAGGTCCGCGAGGCGGTCGAGACGGTCCGCGAGGCGGCCGCGGGCAACGACGTCGCGCCCGGCATCGCGGCGCGCTCGCCCGAGAACCTCGGCGAACGCACCGACCGCGGATTCCGGTTCTTCCTGCTCGGCGCGGACCTGAAGTTCGTCCGGTCGGGCGTCGAGGACTTCCTGACGGAGTGAGTCGCACTGTCGACGCCGAGTGGCCCCGCAGGGACCGGCCGAAAGGGAGAGTTTCAAGGCGGCCCGGCCGCATTCACCGGACATGATACTCGAAGGGACCGTCCTCCGGGGTCCCGAGTTCGACCCGGTGGAGGGGCGCGTGGTGGTCGAGGACACCGAGGCGTCGAAGACGCCTCGAGCAGACGGCGAGGCCGTCGACGGCGAAATAGTCGCGGTCGAGGAGGAATCGGTCGACTCCTCGAAGATCATCCTGCCGGCGTTCGTCAACGCCCACACCCACATCGGCGACTCCATCGCCAAGGAGGCCGGCGGGGGCCTGAGTCTCGACGAGCTCGTCGCGCCCCCTGACGGGCTCAAACACCGGCTGCTCCGGGCGGCCTCCCGCGAGGAGAAGGTCGACGCGATGCGCCGGTCGGTCCGGTTCATGCGCTCGACCGGCACCGCGTCGTTCCTGGAGTTCCGCGAGGGCGGCGTCGAGGGCGTCTACGCCCTCCGGGAGGCGGTCGAGGGCCTGGACGTCGACCCCGTCATCCTGGGCCGCGAGACCGTCGAGGCGATGGAGGCCGCCGACGGGTTCGGCGCCAGCGGCGCCCGCGACGGCGACTTCTCCCGTGAGCGCAACGCCACCGCTCGAGAGGGCAAGCTGTTCGGCATCCACGCCGGCGAGCGCGACGCCGACGACATCAACCCCGCGCTCGACCTCGACCCCGACTTCCTGGTCCACATGGTCCACCCCGAGCCCCTCCACCTCGACCGGCTGGCGGACAGCGGGATTCCGGTCGCGGTCTGCCCCCGGTCGAACCTCGTGACGGGCGTGGGCGTCCCGCCCATCGCCGAGCTCGCCGACCGGACGACGGTGGCGCTGGGCACCGACAACGTGATGCTCAACAGCCCGTCGATGTTCCGCGAGATGGAGTTCGCCAACAAGCTCGCCGACGTGAGCGCCCGCCAGGTGCTGGCGATGGCGACGAAGAACGGCGCCGAGATCGCGGGGTTGGACTGCGGCGTCATCGAGGAGGGCCGGCCCGGCAAGCTCCTCGCGCTCGACGGCGATTCGGACAATCTCTCCGGGGCGCAGGACCCGGTTCGGGCGGTCGTGCGCCGGGCGGGCGCGAGCGACGTGGCCGACGTGATTCTGTAGTACGGACTACGCCCGGTTTCGCTCGACCACGTGCAGGTCGCCGTCGACTACCAGTTCGAGGCTGTCACCGTCCAGTTCGACCTCGAGTGCGACCTCCCACGGGTCGGTCGACCGGACCGTGACGTACCGGTCGGTCATCGCGAACTCCAGTTCCCACCGGGGCGTCTCGGTCACGTCGAGGCCCCGCTCCCGGCAGAACGCGACCAGGTCGGGGTCGTACAGCAGCGCCAGCCCGACCGACATGTACGAGCGGGCGCCGCAGTGGTCGCAGGGCCGGTGGACGATCGCGTCGAGCTCCTCGGCGTCCAGCATCGGCGTCTCGCCCGGCCGAAGGAACGTCGCGTCGAGCGCGTGGGCGCAGACCGGACAGACGCCCCGTGACCGGGCGAGCGTCCGGTGACGGTTGAACTGGTCGACGCGGGCCAGCAGCTCGCGCTCGCCAGCACCCTCGACCGCGCTCGGCGGCACCAGCGTGTGGTCGTACACCCGTCCGCAGTCCGGGCAGGCGACCTCGAAGATGCCGTCGTCGTAGCTCGCCTCGACCGCCCCGCCGCAGTTGTAGCAGTCCAGTCCGACCGGGAACGGGTCGAGCGCCGCATCGCGGGTGAACGACCCGGCGCGGACCGCCCGGTAGAGCTTCATCCCCGCGGGGCGCAGCCGGTACCCCTCGTCACTCTTTGCCACGAACCGCCCCACGAGCTCCTGGAGGTGGTAGTTGAACTTCGCGCTGTCGACGTCGGCGTCGACCCGCGAACGGAGCTCGGAGAACGACACCGGCTCCCACGGGCTCTCGCGGCCCGCGTCGTCGCCGAGCGCGCGGACGATGCTCGCCCTGAGGTCGTTGCCCACGAGGCCGAACGCCTCGTCGGCCGGGTCGTCGGTCCCGGGTCGGTCGTCGCTCGCCATCTCGTTGCAGACGTCGAACGGCCACCGGGTAATCGCTTCGGTCGGGTTTCACCGCCGCCCGCCTACAAACGCTTAATATGTGCGGACTGTTACCATCCAACGGATTAGATGTACGACCGGATACTCGTGCCGACCGACGGCTCGTCCGAGACCGAGCGCGCGGTCGAACACGCCGCGGAACTCGCTGCCGCACACGGAGCGGAGCTACACGCGGTCTACGTCGTCAACTCGGCGACGTTCGCGGGGCTCCACGTCGAAACCTCCTGGGAGGGCGTCGACGACGTCCTCCGCGAGGAGGGCCGCAGCGCCCTCGAGCGGGTCGAGGCAATCGGCGCGGACTACGGGCTCGACGTCGAGTCGAGCCTGCTCGACGGCTCGCCGAGCAGGCGCATCGTCGAGTACGCCGAGGGCGAGGACTGCGACCTCGTGGTGATGGGCACCCACGGCCGTGGCGGCATCGACCGCCTGCTGCTCGGCAGCGTCGCCGAGGGGGTCGTCCGGGCCTGCTCGGTCCCGGTGCTGACGGTGCAGGTCGGCGGCGAGAGCCGGAGCGGGTCCGGCGGGTCCGGGGCGACCGGCGAGTCGGAGTCCGAGGCCGCGAGCGACTCCGAGACCGAGGCAGCGACCGCAGAATAGCGCTCTCCGGCGCCACCCGCGTCGGCGGTCCGGCGGAGCGACGCCGCATCCTCACGCCGGCCGCAGGTGCTCGCAGTCGCCCGCGTGAATCCGGGCGCGCTCGCCGTCGTCGGTCTCGACCACGAGCGCGCCGGGGAACGCGACGTCGACGGCCTCCCCGACGATTTCTCGGTTCGGCGTCTCCACCCGGACGCGTTCTCCGAGCGTCGCCGCGCGCTCGCGCCACGCCTCGACCGCCGCCTCGGGGTCGGCCCGGAGCTCGTCGAACCGTTCGAGCAGGCGCTGGACGAACGCCCGGCGGTCGATCCCGCCGACTTCCCCCTCGATGCTCGTCGCGCCCGCCGGCAGGTCGTCGGCCGGGATGTTGGCGTTCACGCCGATACCGACCACGACCCACGAGACGCGGTCGGCCTCGCCCTCCATCTCGGTCAGGATGCCGGCCAGCTTCCGGCCGCCCCGGTCGGTCGCCTCGTCGCCAGGGGTCACATCACCGTCGGAATCGACCGGCACCAGCACATCGTCAGAGCGAGGCTCTGACGTGCTCTCGTTCGCTTCGCTCACGAGAACGTCGTTCGGCCACTTGATCTCGGCCGGTACGCCCGCCTCCCGGGCGGCGTCTGTCGTCGCCACCGCGGCCGCCAGGGTGAGTGCAGGGGCGTGGGCGGGCGGCAGGTCCGGGCGGAGCACCGCGCTCAGATAGACGCCGCCCGGCGGGGCCGACCACTCGCGGTCGAGTCGGCCCCGGCCGCCGGTCTGCTCGTCGGCCAGCACCGCGACGTCGGCGGCGCCCTCGGCGGCCAGCTCCCGGGCCCGGTCGTTCGTGCTCCCGACGGCGTCGTGGTACTCGACCTCGAAGGGGGCGTCGAGGCCGTACTCGACAGCCGGCCCGCCGTACTCCGGCGTCCCGGCGAGCGCGTAGCCGTCGTCGCCGCTGGCGACCTCGAAGCCGGCGTCCCGAAGCGCCTCGACGTGTTTCCAGACCGCGTTGCGCGAGACGCCGAGGCGGTCGGCCAGCGCCGGCCCGGTGACCGGTCCGTCGGCGAGCGCCTCGAGCACGGCCCGGCGGGTGTCGTTCATGGGTCGGGGTACGGACGACCCGATGAAGAAAGGCTCGCTTCGCGGAACGGGCGCGCTACTCCGGCGCCTCGCCCGCGGCGTCGAGGAACGCCTCGACGGTCCGCTGTTCGCCCGCGAGGCGGACTCGCCCCTCGCGGGCGTCGTAGACGGCGATGCCCGCCTCGTCGAGTTGGGGGAGGTGGGCGTGGTGGAGCGACCGGCGGGCGTCGTCGACGTCGTCCTCGCCGGCGACCGCCTCGGCGAGTTCCCCGACGTCGACCGGGCCGTCCCCGTCGCGCGCAACGAGATAC containing:
- a CDS encoding triphosphoribosyl-dephospho-CoA synthase, whose amino-acid sequence is MTPAENAQLALLLEVAGTPKPGNVDRERDFPDLRFEHFLAGAVGAGPGLRAAEDGAPVGEAFEEAVAGMSRQEGGNTQFGALLLLVPLVRAVAELEEGEDLSPESVSRVVEDTTVEDAANFFRAFDHADVSVDDPPEDAEDLDVRRGSDAVPAVEDREATLHDVLALGDDEDDVAAEWTGGFERTFWAADRLAELEGPASAKAARVYLELLAREPDTLVVKQHGPKTAESVRVRAQQALEGGPEVIEAFAESLVTDGINPGTSADLTAAALFVALTRGEVTV
- a CDS encoding HpcH/HpaI aldolase family protein, which translates into the protein MTPNDTLRTLDAGDPALGAWLTSMSPRVAEVIAATDVDWVGVDAEHSPISTQRVESVLRAVEGSATPIVRLQSVEAAVAGGAKRVLDAGAQGVMVPGVETPDEAESVVRASKFPPEGTRGVAGTTRANDYGASFDEYVAETNDETLIVVQLETPDAVARADEILAVDGVDVGFVGENDLSAALGTPGEKDRREVREAVETVREAAAGNDVAPGIAARSPENLGERTDRGFRFFLLGADLKFVRSGVEDFLTE
- the cofD gene encoding 2-phospho-L-lactate transferase, with the translated sequence MTTFLSGGTGTPKLLAGAESVFDPADATVVANTGDDVELGGLLVCPDVDTVLFEQGDVLDRETWWGIADDTTETHEELHALADAVGLESGPRYLPDAVQTAGRDIARWRRFSGVAEFMEIGDRDRAVHLTRTGLLDEGRSLTEVTRLLADAFDVPVDVVPMSDDPVASIVHTPREGDEYADEMHFQEFWVAHRGDPEVDHVEFRGAEDADPAPAALGAIEEGPVVAGPSNPVTSIGPMLAIDELREALDAATVVAVSPFVEDEVFSGPAADLMEGVGFDPSTAGVAEAYPFADAFVLDDEDGTELERPVVRTDTEMGDGADAERVARAVADALEVV
- a CDS encoding tRNA-dihydrouridine synthase; this translates as MFEPRLALASLSGRSDAEWARSAEAFAGAAFLGGIALDGPTREAARAMVDREREEFLPDDPVAFVDRQLAALADADLRPGVNVRTTSLGPLREVAEVCADHGAMLELNAHCRQDEMCDAGAGEALLRDPDRLLEQVEAAAGGGEAGERGPAVSVKVRAELPGVDLSEIAEVVADAGGDAVHVDAMDSEEVIADVADVAESSDLFVIANNEVRDATSVREYLDYGADAVSVGRPSDDPAVLRRVRSAVDEWFAEHDRDDGEKSPEDGAEVRA
- a CDS encoding DUF447 domain-containing protein, which encodes MRDEETSDGDEDCAVDLDWPVEFRGVTESVVSTLGPNDLWNVAALGLHPPDSEGVSSTAESADEPVVTARTWGNTRTRRNFHRQGGGYVQFVRDPVTFVDAALSIYEVEAPVLDAADAWVEVDAERVDSGESGGTQWEEWELYPREAGVDGETVPTVNRGFNAVVEATVAASRLSVDAYNQSELKDRLAYFEEVGRNCGDDRVREALDRLSDYVGDDS
- a CDS encoding biotin--[acetyl-CoA-carboxylase] ligase, producing MNDTRRAVLEALADGPVTGPALADRLGVSRNAVWKHVEALRDAGFEVASGDDGYALAGTPEYGGPAVEYGLDAPFEVEYHDAVGSTNDRARELAAEGAADVAVLADEQTGGRGRLDREWSAPPGGVYLSAVLRPDLPPAHAPALTLAAAVATTDAAREAGVPAEIKWPNDVLVSEANESTSEPRSDDVLVPVDSDGDVTPGDEATDRGGRKLAGILTEMEGEADRVSWVVVGIGVNANIPADDLPAGATSIEGEVGGIDRRAFVQRLLERFDELRADPEAAVEAWRERAATLGERVRVETPNREIVGEAVDVAFPGALVVETDDGERARIHAGDCEHLRPA
- a CDS encoding DUF7351 domain-containing protein; the encoded protein is MASDDRPGTDDPADEAFGLVGNDLRASIVRALGDDAGRESPWEPVSFSELRSRVDADVDSAKFNYHLQELVGRFVAKSDEGYRLRPAGMKLYRAVRAGSFTRDAALDPFPVGLDCYNCGGAVEASYDDGIFEVACPDCGRVYDHTLVPPSAVEGAGERELLARVDQFNRHRTLARSRGVCPVCAHALDATFLRPGETPMLDAEELDAIVHRPCDHCGARSYMSVGLALLYDPDLVAFCRERGLDVTETPRWELEFAMTDRYVTVRSTDPWEVALEVELDGDSLELVVDGDLHVVERNRA
- a CDS encoding universal stress protein, with the protein product MYDRILVPTDGSSETERAVEHAAELAAAHGAELHAVYVVNSATFAGLHVETSWEGVDDVLREEGRSALERVEAIGADYGLDVESSLLDGSPSRRIVEYAEGEDCDLVVMGTHGRGGIDRLLLGSVAEGVVRACSVPVLTVQVGGESRSGSGGSGATGESESEAASDSETEAATAE
- a CDS encoding DUF7344 domain-containing protein → MTRESPSETDRQSAEADVSDPSLEDALGALADDRRRAALRYLVARDGDGPVDVGELAEAVAGEDDVDDARRSLHHAHLPQLDEAGIAVYDAREGRVRLAGEQRTVEAFLDAAGEAPE
- a CDS encoding amidohydrolase family protein — translated: MILEGTVLRGPEFDPVEGRVVVEDTEASKTPRADGEAVDGEIVAVEEESVDSSKIILPAFVNAHTHIGDSIAKEAGGGLSLDELVAPPDGLKHRLLRAASREEKVDAMRRSVRFMRSTGTASFLEFREGGVEGVYALREAVEGLDVDPVILGRETVEAMEAADGFGASGARDGDFSRERNATAREGKLFGIHAGERDADDINPALDLDPDFLVHMVHPEPLHLDRLADSGIPVAVCPRSNLVTGVGVPPIAELADRTTVALGTDNVMLNSPSMFREMEFANKLADVSARQVLAMATKNGAEIAGLDCGVIEEGRPGKLLALDGDSDNLSGAQDPVRAVVRRAGASDVADVIL
- a CDS encoding HD domain-containing protein produces the protein MKTIKDSVHDHIEVEGVARVLLDTPAVQRLRRIKQLGPAHLVYPSANHTRFEHSLGVYNLACEGLEHLGIRGRQAERVRAAAILHDVGHTPYSHAIEGVVHRHTGKYHDDVHELLATSEVGDVLRDHGHDPDTVADLIAGDGKLGQLVSGELDVDRMDYLVRDAHHTGVPYGTIDHARLVRELTLIDGELVLAEGNVPTAESLLLARALMNPTVYNHHVTRIARGLLQQASERLLEASDVTPERLRRMDDYDFLVALRDTPETAEYARRLSDRDLFKRAVWAEMRDVPEGVIDADYETLREYEADIAADAGVDPGEVIIEVLDRPSMTESESRVIVNGEIRRLDQQSALVAALQHVQREQWRLGVYAPAAETDAVGHAAERVLGLETDGALVNEVRTAGERTTLDEFK